In the Streptomyces sp. BHT-5-2 genome, one interval contains:
- a CDS encoding acetyl-CoA carboxylase biotin carboxylase subunit family protein yields MSTVLFVYAKGGPPLGYALARVAARAAVHLLALSPLPPAVAATAGHRCASVTTATGPERGDLVSLIVARAQEVTADAVVTFSEYAVVAVAEACAKLGLAGAGRSCALARDKRLMRRVWAQQGIPQPRFRPVADERELHEAAAALRTPLLLKAAWSAGSTAHRIIRATDEAPAAWRRAHEVMAESAGLGYAELHVAGADADFLVEEIVPGTAEGWFAQPGWGDYVSVEGAVVDGAFHPVCLSGRMPTVEPFTERAGITPAALPADVQQRVVALARQAVDALGLENCGIHTEIKLGAGGRMWVIETAARFGGAMTVPQIEEVFGLDLIGMLVDQLLGRPVDWPAEARQAGEAQGAAGSLVVLAVDGDGAAWPDRRRWDFAAGRDAAPLSPGSTLSVVAENSLPDGTPVPVYDPAAGANTMAALCLLSAADPETVLRDFRTLVDALPHLLPPAGDATEPMEARS; encoded by the coding sequence GTGAGCACGGTGCTGTTCGTGTATGCCAAGGGCGGCCCGCCCTTGGGGTATGCCCTGGCACGGGTCGCCGCACGTGCGGCGGTGCACCTGCTGGCGCTCAGCCCGCTGCCGCCCGCGGTCGCCGCGACCGCCGGGCACCGGTGCGCCTCCGTGACGACCGCCACCGGGCCCGAACGAGGCGACCTGGTGTCCCTGATCGTCGCCCGGGCGCAGGAGGTGACCGCGGACGCGGTCGTCACCTTCTCCGAGTACGCGGTCGTCGCGGTCGCGGAGGCGTGCGCGAAACTGGGCCTGGCCGGCGCCGGCCGGTCCTGTGCGCTCGCCCGCGACAAGCGGCTGATGCGCCGCGTCTGGGCCCAACAGGGCATACCCCAGCCGCGGTTCCGGCCGGTGGCCGACGAGCGGGAGCTGCACGAGGCGGCCGCCGCGCTCCGCACCCCGCTGCTGCTGAAGGCCGCCTGGAGCGCCGGCTCCACCGCGCACCGGATCATCCGCGCCACCGACGAGGCGCCGGCGGCCTGGCGCCGGGCGCACGAGGTGATGGCCGAATCCGCCGGACTGGGCTACGCCGAGCTGCATGTGGCCGGTGCCGACGCCGACTTCCTCGTGGAGGAGATCGTGCCGGGCACCGCCGAGGGGTGGTTCGCACAGCCGGGCTGGGGCGACTACGTCAGCGTCGAGGGCGCCGTCGTCGACGGCGCCTTCCACCCCGTCTGCCTCAGTGGCCGGATGCCGACCGTGGAGCCGTTCACCGAGCGCGCCGGTATCACGCCGGCCGCGCTGCCGGCCGACGTCCAGCAGCGCGTGGTGGCCCTGGCGCGGCAGGCCGTGGACGCGCTCGGCCTGGAGAACTGCGGTATCCACACCGAGATCAAGCTCGGTGCCGGCGGCCGGATGTGGGTGATCGAGACCGCCGCCCGGTTCGGCGGGGCGATGACCGTCCCGCAGATCGAGGAGGTCTTCGGCCTGGACCTCATCGGCATGCTCGTCGACCAGTTGCTGGGACGTCCGGTGGACTGGCCCGCCGAGGCCCGCCAGGCAGGGGAGGCGCAAGGCGCGGCCGGATCCCTCGTCGTACTGGCTGTGGACGGCGACGGTGCCGCCTGGCCGGACCGCCGGCGCTGGGATTTCGCGGCCGGACGGGACGCGGCTCCCCTGAGCCCCGGCAGCACGCTGTCCGTGGTGGCCGAGAACTCCCTGCCGGACGGGACGCCGGTACCGGTCTACGACCCCGCCGCCGGCGCCAACACCATGGCCGCGCTGTGCCTGCTGTCCGCCGCCGACCCCGAGACCGTGCTGCGCGACTTCCGCACCCTGGTCGACGCCCTGCCGCACCTCCTTCCCCCGGCCGGCGACGCGACCGAGCCCATGGAGGCCCGCTCATGA
- a CDS encoding PAS domain S-box protein, producing MDETGLKSLLAHLPVSWWEADRDLRVIDSGGGAFDDTGTAQRFLDTLRRESPAPSAAPGSRHRRARFDGRLFDVNWPLDAPRPDRTRGVAVEVGPADAATRRYDAFADLAPAAAFIRDAAGRYRWANHAYAHLYGTTPEHVIGKYVRDVDAPVDADRVLALDQDVLARGTPVRHTLTYHRADGSSGHAAGHRFPVREGTETCVAGIYIDISDYTRALHQRREAEDSLCALRDHSGLPCALLSAGGRILQASAAAAELLGTRLSELVGRRADTLLAADPQLPALARDWRALVTRRHRRLQTSAVLLDGRGRQRRARLHLTTVGRASSRAVGVWAVVTHQALAHEPHPPLTASQVRILSLLAAGRSNAEIATQLHLSRQTVDYHLSRLRDLLDAPTRCALVARAYVLGILAPQAWPPRSATAGHPHSAT from the coding sequence GTGGACGAGACCGGTCTGAAGTCACTGCTCGCACACCTCCCGGTGTCCTGGTGGGAGGCCGACCGCGACCTTCGGGTGATCGACAGCGGCGGCGGGGCCTTCGACGACACCGGCACCGCCCAGCGCTTCCTGGACACCCTGCGCCGGGAGTCGCCCGCGCCCTCCGCCGCGCCGGGGAGCCGGCACCGCCGGGCACGGTTCGACGGCCGGCTCTTCGACGTGAACTGGCCCCTGGACGCGCCCCGTCCGGACCGCACCCGCGGAGTGGCCGTCGAGGTCGGCCCGGCGGACGCCGCCACCCGCCGCTACGACGCCTTCGCCGACCTCGCACCCGCCGCGGCCTTCATCCGGGACGCCGCCGGCCGCTACCGCTGGGCCAACCACGCCTATGCCCACCTCTACGGCACCACGCCCGAACACGTCATCGGCAAGTACGTCCGCGACGTCGACGCCCCGGTCGACGCCGACCGGGTGCTGGCACTCGACCAGGACGTGCTCGCCCGCGGCACACCGGTCCGGCACACCCTCACCTACCACCGCGCCGACGGCAGCAGCGGCCACGCCGCCGGGCACCGCTTCCCGGTCCGGGAGGGCACCGAGACCTGCGTGGCCGGAATCTATATCGACATCAGCGACTACACCCGTGCCCTGCACCAGCGCCGGGAGGCGGAGGACAGCCTCTGCGCGCTTCGCGACCACAGCGGGCTGCCGTGCGCCCTGCTCTCCGCCGGCGGACGGATCCTCCAGGCCAGCGCGGCCGCCGCGGAACTGCTGGGTACCCGGCTCTCGGAACTCGTCGGCCGCCGGGCCGACACCCTGCTCGCCGCCGACCCCCAACTACCGGCGCTGGCACGGGACTGGCGCGCCCTGGTCACCCGCCGGCACCGCCGCCTTCAGACCTCCGCCGTCCTCCTCGACGGCCGCGGCCGGCAGCGCCGCGCCCGGCTGCACCTGACGACGGTGGGCCGCGCCAGCTCCCGCGCCGTCGGTGTCTGGGCCGTGGTCACCCACCAGGCCCTCGCCCACGAGCCGCACCCGCCGCTCACCGCCAGTCAGGTCCGGATCCTCTCCCTGCTGGCGGCCGGCCGCAGCAACGCCGAGATCGCCACCCAGCTGCACCTCTCGCGGCAGACCGTCGACTATCACCTCAGCCGCCTCCGGGACCTGCTGGACGCCCCGACCCGCTGCGCCCTGGTCGCCCGCGCCTACGTGCTGGGCATCCTCGCCCCCCAGGCATGGCCACCCCGCTCGGCAACGGCAGGGCACCCGCACAGCGCCACCTGA
- a CDS encoding poly-gamma-glutamate hydrolase family protein produces MPTAELTMSRQRHRTSCPTRPAKATTIGRAVGVAALLLALDAPLATAASSDTYRNYADLAAHETEGVDYLRTVHRGTTGVAHIAIHGGKIEAGTTELARESAAGKNDSFYSFQGIKPTGNSVLHITATHFDEPKALQLVKASRHTVSWHGMAGDAPATYVGGKDKQLRDRIRTQLRAAGFNAPDKLPPKLEGVDPANITNRNGRGMGVQLEITRAQRDALMTNGKPNAAFRAYTAAVEKSLP; encoded by the coding sequence ATGCCGACCGCAGAGCTCACCATGTCGCGTCAGCGGCACCGCACGTCGTGCCCAACCCGTCCCGCCAAGGCCACCACCATCGGCAGAGCCGTGGGCGTCGCCGCCCTCCTCCTGGCGCTCGACGCCCCCCTGGCCACCGCGGCGTCCTCGGACACCTACCGCAACTACGCCGACCTCGCCGCTCACGAGACCGAGGGGGTCGACTACCTGCGCACCGTGCACCGGGGCACGACGGGAGTGGCCCACATCGCCATTCACGGCGGGAAGATCGAGGCCGGCACGACCGAGCTCGCCCGTGAGAGCGCCGCCGGCAAGAACGACTCCTTCTATTCCTTCCAGGGCATCAAGCCCACAGGGAACTCCGTTCTGCACATCACCGCCACCCACTTCGACGAGCCGAAGGCACTGCAGCTCGTCAAGGCGTCCCGCCACACCGTGTCCTGGCACGGAATGGCCGGGGACGCCCCGGCCACATACGTCGGGGGCAAGGACAAGCAGCTGCGGGACCGCATCCGCACCCAGCTGCGCGCCGCCGGCTTCAACGCCCCGGACAAGTTGCCACCGAAGCTCGAGGGCGTGGACCCGGCCAACATCACCAACCGGAACGGCCGTGGTATGGGCGTGCAGTTGGAGATCACCAGGGCGCAACGCGACGCTCTGATGACGAACGGCAAGCCCAACGCCGCCTTCCGCGCCTACACTGCGGCCGTGGAGAAGTCCCTGCCATAA
- a CDS encoding CAP domain-containing protein, giving the protein MKKHRRKSNHRRLTVAALAVAALGVPSVAMAASATPAATSGDAARVVELVNKERGKAGCAPLTVNAKLTKAAQAHSQDMADHRRMSHTGSDGSDPGARMKSAGYNWTTYGENVAYGYATPESAMAGWMSSPGHRRNILDCSFKEIGVGLAQPGDYWTQDFATAQ; this is encoded by the coding sequence ATGAAGAAGCACCGCAGGAAGAGCAACCACCGGCGGCTGACGGTTGCCGCCCTCGCCGTAGCCGCCTTGGGTGTCCCCTCCGTCGCCATGGCCGCCTCGGCCACCCCCGCCGCCACCTCCGGCGACGCGGCACGCGTGGTGGAGCTGGTCAACAAGGAGCGCGGCAAGGCCGGCTGCGCCCCGCTGACCGTCAACGCGAAACTGACAAAAGCCGCCCAGGCCCACAGCCAGGACATGGCGGACCACCGCAGAATGTCGCATACCGGATCCGACGGCTCCGACCCGGGCGCCCGGATGAAGAGCGCCGGCTACAACTGGACCACCTACGGCGAGAACGTCGCCTATGGATACGCCACCCCGGAGAGCGCCATGGCCGGCTGGATGTCCAGCCCCGGACACAGGCGCAACATCCTCGACTGCTCGTTCAAGGAGATCGGTGTCGGCCTGGCACAGCCCGGCGACTACTGGACGCAGGATTTCGCCACCGCCCAGTAG
- a CDS encoding bifunctional serine/threonine-protein kinase/transporter substrate-binding domain-containing protein, whose translation MLALVGVRVRPLAKDDPREIGPFRIIGLLGGGGMGRVYLGRAGDGRTVAVKTARSELADDHGFRKRFAREVAAAGRVGGPFVAPVVDAAPQDDVPWMATEYVPGIALSSAVHDMGPLAERTVRLLTAGLLQALSAVHGQGLVHRDLKPSNILLTATGPRVIDFGIAHSAADTALTVTGTALGTPGFMAPEQLVMTGPDITGAADVFALGGVIVYAATGDGPYGNAEPQVLMYRTVHEQPQIGQLPGNLGELATACLAKDPARRPALPELVARLGAPGPYDDWLPEPLAGQLHRLSAQLGDPRSHDTSSVRPPVEGPAGAARDFGALPTRTMAAPPKPPPPDALHQAATRPAPLPGTDGPHPPPSPGPSRRRVLAALSAAGVAVGGGALAWTLWPEGGKQGTGGAGAAGKPGGGAKPSSGLPRAIADKGIITVGSDISYAPMEFLSAGKPAGLDVDLADALGRELGVRCTFQNATFDSLLPGLGQGRFDLVISALVDTKDRQGGQTGGTKTGGGGDLIDYFRAGLSLVVRKGNPDGLGKPEDVSGRPVAVQRGSAAENYLDELSRQLPAQPTLRKFDSAAEVYDDVAQRRSLACLDDFPVAAYTAATRAGGGAFQLVGEQIDPVPYGIAVAKADTELRDAVREALDRLIRTGAYAKILQRWHLQDGAVEQAVVNGGQ comes from the coding sequence TTGCTGGCACTGGTGGGGGTGCGGGTGCGACCGCTGGCGAAGGACGATCCGCGAGAGATCGGGCCGTTCCGAATCATTGGGCTGTTGGGCGGCGGCGGAATGGGGCGGGTCTATCTCGGCCGCGCCGGGGACGGGCGGACGGTGGCGGTGAAGACCGCACGCTCCGAACTCGCCGACGACCACGGCTTCCGCAAGCGCTTCGCCCGTGAGGTGGCCGCGGCCGGGCGGGTCGGGGGACCGTTCGTGGCGCCGGTGGTCGATGCCGCGCCGCAGGACGACGTGCCGTGGATGGCGACCGAGTACGTGCCGGGTATCGCGTTGAGTTCCGCCGTGCACGACATGGGGCCGCTGGCCGAGCGCACCGTGCGGCTGCTGACGGCCGGTCTGCTCCAGGCGCTGTCGGCGGTGCATGGGCAGGGTCTGGTGCACCGTGACCTCAAACCGTCCAACATCCTGCTGACCGCCACCGGCCCTCGTGTCATCGATTTCGGCATCGCGCACTCCGCCGCGGACACCGCTTTGACGGTGACCGGCACCGCCCTGGGCACCCCGGGCTTCATGGCCCCCGAACAGCTCGTGATGACCGGCCCCGACATCACGGGCGCGGCGGATGTCTTCGCGCTCGGTGGCGTGATCGTCTACGCGGCGACCGGCGACGGCCCGTACGGCAACGCAGAGCCGCAGGTGCTGATGTACCGCACCGTGCACGAGCAGCCGCAGATCGGCCAACTTCCGGGAAATCTGGGCGAGTTGGCGACTGCCTGCCTGGCGAAGGACCCGGCCCGGCGGCCGGCCCTCCCCGAGCTCGTCGCGCGGCTGGGTGCACCCGGCCCGTACGACGACTGGCTGCCGGAACCCCTCGCCGGGCAGCTCCACCGCCTGTCCGCACAGCTCGGCGACCCCAGATCCCACGACACCTCCTCCGTGCGCCCGCCGGTCGAAGGGCCCGCCGGCGCCGCCCGCGACTTCGGTGCGCTGCCGACCCGCACGATGGCGGCTCCCCCGAAGCCCCCGCCGCCCGACGCACTGCACCAAGCCGCCACCCGCCCAGCTCCGTTGCCCGGGACGGACGGCCCGCACCCGCCCCCGTCCCCGGGACCGAGCCGTCGGCGGGTGCTCGCGGCACTGTCCGCCGCCGGTGTCGCGGTGGGCGGCGGTGCGCTGGCCTGGACGCTGTGGCCGGAGGGCGGGAAGCAGGGCACCGGTGGCGCGGGCGCGGCGGGCAAGCCCGGCGGAGGCGCGAAACCATCCAGCGGGCTGCCGCGGGCGATAGCGGACAAGGGCATCATCACCGTCGGCTCCGACATCAGCTATGCGCCGATGGAGTTCCTCAGCGCAGGTAAGCCCGCCGGCCTCGACGTCGACCTGGCCGACGCCCTCGGCCGTGAGTTGGGCGTGCGCTGCACATTCCAGAACGCGACCTTCGACTCCCTGCTTCCCGGCCTCGGCCAGGGCCGGTTCGACCTGGTCATCTCGGCGTTGGTCGACACCAAGGACCGCCAGGGCGGGCAGACGGGCGGGACGAAGACCGGGGGAGGGGGCGACCTGATCGACTACTTCCGGGCGGGGCTGTCGCTCGTCGTACGCAAGGGCAACCCGGACGGCCTCGGCAAACCGGAGGACGTCTCGGGCCGGCCGGTTGCGGTCCAGCGCGGCTCCGCGGCCGAGAACTACCTCGACGAACTGAGTCGGCAGCTCCCCGCGCAGCCGACGCTGCGGAAGTTCGACTCGGCGGCCGAGGTCTACGACGATGTCGCCCAGCGCCGGTCCCTCGCCTGCCTGGACGACTTTCCGGTCGCGGCCTACACCGCGGCGACCCGGGCGGGCGGCGGCGCCTTCCAACTCGTCGGCGAACAGATCGATCCGGTGCCCTACGGCATCGCCGTCGCCAAGGCCGATACGGAGCTGCGCGACGCCGTGCGCGAGGCGCTCGACCGCCTCATCCGGACCGGTGCCTACGCGAAGATCCTCCAGCGGTGGCACCTCCAGGACGGCGCGGTGGAACAGGCGGTCGTCAACGGCGGGCAGTAG
- a CDS encoding amidase, which produces MRKRSAATLVAALVAGSLCAAVPDSSVELDNVDLDTVTIPQLQARMANGALTSQALTSAYLRRIQAVDPKVHAVLRTDPTALRQAAASDARHRHGTTLGPLDGIPVLLKDNVDTRDLPTTAGSLALAGRPPHRDAALVTRLREAGAVILGKTNLSEWANFRSTKPTSGWSAVGGQTHNPYVLDRNPCGSSAGSAAALAASLAQVAIGTETDGSIVCAAGMNGVVGHKPSLGLVSRTGVVPISAQQDTAGPMARNVTDAALTLAVLSGDQAAQPGTPAGRPDAAPRSGGLRGKRIGLWRLPELGPAVDAVLTRTAERLRSAGATVVEVTPPYQKRIAELEIPTLLSEFHRDIDAYLTTRDGPRDLAGLIAFNRTHPAERTCFAGQELFEQALAAPPTTDPKYRAARGELTDLARRSLDETMAAHRLDAIAAPTNPPAWTTDCARGDNDIIPSSTPAAVAGYPSLSVPAGSVHELPVGLLLMAGNRQDAALLSLGAAVEHRLHAWQAPRYLPTVGPDTVR; this is translated from the coding sequence ATGAGAAAGCGGAGTGCTGCCACACTGGTTGCCGCCCTGGTCGCGGGCTCGCTGTGCGCGGCCGTGCCGGATTCTTCGGTGGAGCTCGACAACGTCGATCTGGACACCGTGACGATTCCGCAACTCCAGGCACGTATGGCGAACGGCGCGCTGACCTCCCAGGCGCTGACCTCCGCCTATCTGCGGCGGATCCAGGCCGTCGATCCGAAGGTCCATGCGGTGCTGCGCACCGACCCGACGGCGCTGCGCCAGGCAGCAGCCAGCGACGCCAGGCACCGGCACGGCACGACCCTCGGCCCGCTCGACGGCATCCCCGTCCTGCTCAAAGACAACGTGGACACCCGAGACCTGCCCACCACGGCCGGGTCGCTGGCGCTGGCCGGCCGCCCGCCGCACCGAGACGCCGCACTGGTGACCCGGCTGCGCGAGGCGGGCGCGGTGATCCTCGGCAAGACCAATCTGTCGGAGTGGGCCAACTTCCGTTCCACAAAGCCGACTTCGGGATGGTCGGCGGTGGGCGGGCAGACCCACAACCCGTACGTACTGGACCGCAATCCGTGTGGCTCGTCCGCCGGTTCGGCCGCCGCGCTGGCCGCGTCGTTGGCACAGGTGGCGATCGGCACCGAGACAGACGGCTCCATCGTGTGTGCGGCCGGGATGAACGGGGTGGTGGGCCACAAGCCCAGTCTGGGACTGGTCAGTCGGACCGGCGTGGTCCCGATCTCGGCACAGCAGGACACCGCGGGCCCCATGGCGCGCAACGTGACCGATGCAGCGCTCACCCTGGCGGTGCTCAGCGGTGACCAGGCCGCGCAGCCAGGCACGCCCGCCGGCCGTCCGGACGCTGCGCCGCGCTCCGGCGGACTGCGTGGCAAACGGATCGGCCTGTGGCGACTGCCCGAACTCGGGCCGGCGGTGGACGCAGTGCTGACCCGCACCGCGGAGCGGCTACGGAGTGCGGGAGCCACCGTCGTCGAGGTCACGCCCCCGTACCAGAAGCGCATCGCGGAACTGGAAATCCCCACTCTGCTCAGCGAGTTCCACCGGGACATCGACGCCTATCTCACCACCCGCGACGGACCGCGGGACCTCGCCGGGCTGATCGCGTTCAACCGCACCCACCCGGCGGAACGGACCTGCTTCGCCGGCCAGGAACTCTTCGAGCAGGCCCTCGCCGCGCCGCCCACCACCGACCCGAAATACCGAGCCGCCCGCGGCGAGTTGACGGATCTGGCCCGCCGTTCCCTCGACGAGACCATGGCCGCCCATCGACTGGACGCCATCGCCGCACCCACCAATCCGCCTGCCTGGACGACCGACTGCGCACGGGGTGACAACGACATCATCCCGTCCTCGACCCCCGCGGCCGTGGCCGGCTACCCGTCACTGTCGGTACCCGCGGGGTCCGTACACGAGCTTCCCGTGGGCCTGCTCCTGATGGCCGGCAACCGCCAGGACGCGGCACTCCTGTCCCTGGGGGCCGCGGTGGAGCACCGCCTGCACGCCTGGCAGGCACCGCGCTACCTCCCAACGGTGGGACCCGACACCGTCCGCTGA
- a CDS encoding GNAT family N-acetyltransferase yields MFALPLDDCAELRPLEPWRAQEFLDHMDRARPTVDPWIPWATRTTDLASAVQVLQGYADGQAQDGARIYGIWSKGVLVGGVMFTQFDAALGVCEIGCWLESAGEGRGLVHRASRALIDWAFRERGMSRVEWRTTPANKRSVEAARRLGMRRDGVLRRQFPYRGVRHDTEVWSVLAEEWAG; encoded by the coding sequence GTGTTTGCCCTGCCGCTTGATGACTGTGCCGAGCTGCGGCCCTTGGAACCCTGGCGGGCACAGGAGTTCCTCGACCACATGGACCGCGCCCGGCCCACGGTGGACCCCTGGATTCCGTGGGCGACCCGTACCACTGACCTGGCGTCGGCGGTCCAGGTCCTCCAGGGGTATGCGGACGGCCAGGCACAGGACGGGGCGCGGATCTACGGCATCTGGTCGAAGGGCGTGCTGGTCGGCGGCGTGATGTTCACGCAGTTCGATGCTGCCCTGGGGGTCTGTGAGATCGGGTGCTGGTTGGAATCGGCGGGGGAGGGGCGCGGGCTGGTGCACCGCGCGAGCCGGGCGCTGATCGACTGGGCCTTTCGCGAGCGCGGGATGAGCCGGGTGGAATGGCGGACCACCCCGGCCAACAAGCGCAGCGTCGAGGCGGCCCGCCGGCTCGGCATGCGGCGCGACGGGGTGTTGCGCAGGCAGTTCCCGTACCGGGGGGTCCGGCATGACACCGAGGTCTGGTCCGTCCTCGCCGAGGAATGGGCGGGCTGA
- a CDS encoding TetR/AcrR family transcriptional regulator — MPKQVDHHERRETIARALWRVVEQRGVGNLSLREVAREAGMSHGQLQHYFTTREAMLTFAMDFAAEQAGRRVELGLAELGDPPHPRDVLRVMLTEMLPLHADARATSRMSAAFVLEALHDEHIHARARDGITQGRATVEQLIRRAIADGYVPADRDPVIETNLLLALTGFTPLLELDVIEPRDTLTAIDHYLDRLFTDKKAAPGTPPA; from the coding sequence ATGCCGAAACAGGTGGACCACCACGAACGCCGCGAGACCATCGCCCGCGCGCTGTGGCGCGTAGTGGAGCAGCGCGGCGTCGGGAACCTCTCACTGCGCGAGGTCGCCCGCGAGGCAGGCATGTCCCACGGGCAGCTTCAGCACTACTTCACCACTCGCGAGGCGATGCTGACGTTCGCGATGGACTTCGCCGCCGAACAGGCCGGTCGACGCGTCGAGCTCGGCCTGGCGGAGCTGGGCGACCCACCGCACCCTCGCGACGTACTCCGCGTCATGCTCACGGAGATGCTCCCGCTGCACGCCGACGCCCGGGCGACCAGCCGGATGAGCGCCGCCTTCGTCCTGGAGGCCCTGCACGACGAGCACATCCACGCACGGGCGCGCGACGGCATCACCCAAGGACGCGCCACCGTCGAGCAGTTGATCCGCCGGGCCATCGCCGACGGATACGTCCCCGCCGACCGCGATCCGGTGATCGAGACCAATCTGCTGCTCGCCCTCACGGGCTTCACCCCCCTCCTCGAACTCGATGTGATCGAGCCCCGGGACACACTCACCGCGATCGACCACTACCTGGACAGACTGTTCACCGACAAGAAGGCCGCTCCAGGCACACCCCCCGCCTGA
- a CDS encoding MarR family winged helix-turn-helix transcriptional regulator — MVRQDQGDGQQRTPAEQPPDDLHETVEEVTAAVMTASRLFVALSARALAETEPALTLPQLRTLVVLHGEGPVKLAALAAGLDVNPSTAMRMVDKLEARGLVDRQMNPDNRREVIVGLKPHGRLLVEKVLAHRHQEIRAIVASLPGDRRAELVRGLRALTDAAGERTVDSLTERY, encoded by the coding sequence ATGGTGCGACAAGATCAGGGCGACGGGCAGCAGCGGACCCCGGCAGAACAGCCGCCGGACGACCTGCACGAGACCGTGGAGGAGGTCACCGCGGCCGTCATGACCGCGTCCCGGCTGTTCGTCGCGCTCTCCGCACGGGCGCTCGCCGAGACCGAACCGGCCCTGACCCTGCCGCAACTGCGCACCCTGGTGGTCCTGCACGGCGAGGGCCCGGTCAAGCTCGCCGCACTCGCCGCGGGACTGGACGTCAACCCGTCGACGGCGATGCGGATGGTCGACAAGCTGGAGGCCCGCGGCCTGGTGGACCGGCAGATGAACCCGGACAACCGCCGCGAGGTCATCGTGGGCCTCAAACCACACGGCCGCCTGCTGGTCGAGAAGGTCCTGGCCCACCGCCACCAGGAGATCCGGGCAATCGTCGCCAGTCTCCCGGGCGACCGGCGCGCCGAGTTGGTACGCGGGCTGCGCGCCCTGACCGACGCCGCCGGCGAGCGGACCGTCGACTCGCTCACAGAGCGGTACTGA
- a CDS encoding (2Fe-2S)-binding protein — MPEHTFILNGKSVTVDIEDDVRLLWVLRDVLGVTGPKYGCGLGVCQACTSHLNGKAFNPCSVPVKDVRPDDEVTTIEGLPATVGKDLHPMQEAWLAYDVAQCGYCQPGQIMAAVAKVKQARAAGKEITEADLDEIRNVCRCGTYHRIREAIVEGAKHF; from the coding sequence GTGCCCGAACACACCTTCATCCTCAACGGCAAGTCCGTCACGGTGGACATCGAGGACGACGTGCGGCTGCTGTGGGTGCTGCGCGACGTCCTGGGCGTCACCGGGCCGAAGTACGGCTGCGGCCTCGGTGTCTGCCAGGCATGCACCAGTCACCTCAACGGCAAGGCGTTCAACCCCTGTTCGGTGCCGGTCAAGGACGTCCGGCCGGACGACGAGGTCACCACCATCGAGGGGCTGCCCGCCACCGTCGGCAAGGACCTGCACCCCATGCAGGAGGCGTGGCTGGCGTACGACGTCGCCCAGTGCGGCTACTGCCAGCCCGGCCAGATCATGGCCGCGGTCGCCAAGGTGAAGCAGGCCCGCGCCGCCGGCAAGGAGATCACCGAGGCCGACCTCGACGAGATCCGCAACGTCTGCCGCTGCGGCACCTACCACCGCATCCGCGAGGCCATAGTGGAGGGCGCCAAGCACTTCTAG